The region TTAAAAATTTATGTATATTACCTTACGCTCTTAATTATTTGGGTAGGGCTTTTATAGGTATGCTACTTCACATATTGCTATGTGATGGTTATAAGTTTAGGAAATATTATTTAAGATTAAAAGGAGCTATTCAAGGGTTTAAGTATGCCAGAAAGACGTTTAAATATTAGAGTTTGTGTTTATTGTAGAAGTTTGAGATTGTTATTATTGCTAACGAACCCTGCATTTCAGGTTCTTGTCTGGAATTTCTTAGCTTTAATGCTCTTTATTGTTGTGCCTAATAAGTTGGTCCAGGACTTTGCATCTGAATCTAAAATTCTTTCTTTTAAAGGGTTGTTTTGGTATTTAACTTTAACTTTTTCTTTTATTGCGGGGGTTTTAATGCCGCCTAAATTTTCGTTGTCTCCTCCAGTTGATAGAGTTATGTTGATGATAAAACGTGAGTGGATGACTTTATCCTATTTATCGTTATTTTTATGCGTGCTTGGATATTTAGTTTGGTTTAGAAAGTTTCTTGTGAACTTTCCAGAGGTGTTGCAATTATTCGTTGTTTTTGGAGCATATAAGACCCGAGAACTTCTAAAGGAAAGTATGATAACTGGAATAACGACTCTGACACAGTTTGGGATAGCAGCTTCTATTTTATTCATGATTTTATATCTTTTCTTAAAAAAGAGAAGATATTTATTATTTTCTCTTTTACCGTTAATCTTAGCTATTCCTCGAGTCGTTTTTTTTGGTGAAAGGCTGGCATTTATAGAAGTCTTTATTCCAATGATTTTTGTATATTTGAGGTATAGACCTTATAAATTAAAGTATTTACTGACAATGGCTGTTCTTTTGTTTTTTGTCCTTTGGGCAACTGAGTTATTTAGATCATATTTATCACCGACTTATAATTCTACCTATACTCCCTTAGAATTTCTATTTTATAGACTTATTATGTATTTTGTTACTACTGTTAATAATGGTTTTCTTATATTTGATAAATTCGTTCCCTTGGTGGATTTTCTTCCCCATTCTTTATCATTTTTGTATAAATTATTTCATATTCAATTGCAATCATCTATTGAATATGTTGATTTGCTTGAAGACTTTGCCAATCCTGAGTATAATAATAAATCTGCCTGGGGTGTTCTGTATTATGATTGGGGAATATTTAGTCCAGTTATAGCTTTTATATTAGGCTGGTTATCCAAGATTATGTACTTTTCTTACAAGAAAGGTTCATTTTTGGGTGTTGTTTTCTATCCAATCTTTTTAGTTTTTCTATTTCAGTCATATAGAGTATTGTATGTACTTTCCTCACGAGTATACTATGCTTATACTATTTTGATCTTGCTGTATGTCATTTATGAAATAAAAGAAGCTATGGTAAGATTTGGCGATGGGTGTAGTTATCAACGGTAGATTTTTAACTCAGCAACTTACAGGTGTTCAAAGATTTGCTTTTGAACTTTCTAAAAGGTTAATCCTGATAAATAGGAGTATAAAATTACTAACTCCAAACGTACCTTTAAATGAATCTTACTCAGAATTGAGTACAGACTATGTAGTTAAGCAGGGATACTTAAACGGACAGTTTTGGGAACAGTTGTACTTGCCTTTAGCTTCACGAAATAAACTTCTTCTTAATTTGGCTAATACAGCACCTTTATTTAAGAGATATCAAATTGTTACTGTTCATGATTTGGCGTTTTTGCGTTATCCTGAATGTTTTAGCGCTTCTTTTGCAAAGTGGTATAGTTTTCTTATTCCAAGGATAGTTAAAAATTCTCTTAGAGTTTTAACTGTTAGTCATTTCTCAAGGGAAGAGATCGTTAACTTTTTAGGTGTATCCCCAGAAAGGATAACTGTTATTTACAATGCTGTTTCAGAGAAGTTTTTTTATGATCCGTGTGTAGAAAAAGAGAATATTGTGCTAGCTGTAGGTTCTTTAGATCCTAGAAAAAACTTGCTTAGGTTGATTGATGCTTTTAAAAAACTTAATTTACATGATTATACACTTTTTATAGTAGGACAACAAAGTAAAATATTTCGTAATTCTAAACTCGAAGCTTTGATAAGAAATCTTTCTAATGTTAAAATAACAGGTTATTTGACAGATGAAGAATTGGTTAAGCTGTATCAGAGAGCTAAATTGTTTATTTATCCTTCTGTGTATGAAGGTTTTGGCTTACCACCTCTTGAGGCTATGGCTTGTGGAACTCCGGTTATAGTTTCTAATGTGGCTAGTTTGCCTGAAGTTTGCGGTGATGCTGCTTATTATATTAATCCTTTTAGTGTGGATGATATAGCTAATGGGATTAGATGTGTTTTGGAGGATGATGTGTTACAGAAAGAGTTGATTTCGAAAGGATTGAAGCGAGTGAAGAGATTTACATGGGAAAATTCTGTTAAGAAGTTGGTAAGTGTGATTGAGGAATTAGGGTATTAGTGTCTTTGTTTATGAGGGGGTAATATGACGTGGATAGAAGCTTTTAAAGAATTGTATCGAAATTGTAAAAAAGATTTGAAGTTTTTGATGAGCGATATAAAGTGTCTTATCTTAAAGCAGTACTCTCTAATAGAGGATTTCACGCGTTATGTTTTTATAGAGTTTCTCGGTTTTTCTAACTTTTGAAAGTTCCTATTATTCCTTTAATTTTATCAAGAATTATCTAAATTGTTTATGGAATAGACATTGATTATCGCGCGAATATAGAAGGAGGAATTATAATTATTCATGGAGTGGGGATAGTGATTGGAGCTGGTGTTACTGTGGAAGAAAACTGTATAATATATCATCAGGTTACCTTGGGTATAAAAGGAATTGGCAAGCAAGATGGATTTCCTTGCATTAGAAGAAGTACGATTTTGGGAGCAGGGGCAAAAGTTCTAGGTAAAGTGACTATTGGAACTAATTGTGTTATCGGGGCAAATGTAGTTGTTACATTTGATGTACCGGATAATTCTGTTATTAAGTTTTCTAAGCAAAGTTTTGAAATTAAGGAAAGAAAAATACTCTGAGGAAGTTTTTCTATGAATTTAAATCTGGCTTTTGTGCATGATTGGTTAGTTACGTTGGCTGGAGCGGAGAGGGTTTTAGCTGCTCTTTATGAACTTTATGAGGCTCCGATTTATACCTTGGTGGTAGATAAGGATAACCTAAAGGGTTCACTCTTTGAGAATGCTAATATACATACATCTTTTATACAATCTCTCCCGTTTGGAAAGAGGAAGTATAGGTTATATTTACCTCTATTTCCTCTTGCAATAGAACAATTTGATTTATTTGATTATGATATTATCATCTCATCATCTCATGCTGTAGCTAAGGGTGTTCTAACTGGGCCAGAACAACTTCATATTTGTTATTGCCATACTCCTATTAGATACGCTTGGGACCTGTATTTTTCTTATATGAGAGAAGGTGGACTTGAATCTGGATTAAGAGGTACAATAGCAAAGTTTATACTACATTACATAAGACTTTGGGATGCTAGTACGGCTAATAGAGTAGATTATTTTATTGCTAATTCTAACTATGTGAGAAGAAGGATTTGGAGAGTCTATAGGAGAAAGGCGGAAGTAATTTACCCGCCTGTTGATGTTGATAAATTCTCTATGGTTTCTGAAAAAGAGGATTTCTATCTTACTGCTTCACGTTTAGTACCTTATAAAAAAATAGATATTATAGTTAAGGCTTTTGCTTTGCCTTCTTTAAGGGATAGAAAGCTTATCGTTATAGGTGATGGTCCAGATATGAAGAAAATAAAAAAGATGGCTACACCAAATGTTGAGATTCTAGGTTATCAGTCTTTTGAAAAGCTTAAGTATTATTTGGAGAAAGCTAGGGCCTTTATATTTGCTGCTGAAGAGGATTTTGGAATTCTACCTGTAGAAGCTCAGGCGTGTGGGACTCCTGTAATTGCCTATGGGAAGGGGGGGGTTCTTGAAACTGTGATTGAAGGTAAAACTGGGTTGTACTTTTATCGTCAGACGCCTGAGGATATTGCAAAGGCTGTTGCTAAATTTGAAAGTATTCAAGATTCTTTTGATCCTTTGGAGATAAGAAAACACGCTGAGATGTTTTCAAAAGAAAGATTTAAGAAAGAGTTTAGTGATTTTATTTCGCGGATAGTAGAATTCTAGGAGGGGGGAGCATGTCGAAGTGTAGTTCTTTTCAAAAACGAGTTTTTGATGTTATTTTTTCATCTTTTGTAATCTTGCTTTTGTCGCCTATTTATTTAACTATTGCTGTGATAATTAAATTTGTAGATAGAGGTCCTGTTTTTTTTAAACATCGTCGGGTCGGATGTGAAGGTAAAGAGTTTGAAGTAATAAAGTTTAGAAGTATGTATCCAGATGCTGAAGAAAGATTGAAGAAACTTTTAGAAAAAGATGCTAAGGCTAGAGAAGAGTGGAAGAAAAAGTTTAAACTAAAAAATGATCCTCGAATTACCCCTATTGGTAAGTTTTTGAGGAAGACAAGTTTAGATGAGCTCCCACAATTTTTTAATGTCCTGAAGGGAGACATGAGCGTTGTTGGACCAAGACCGGTTGTAAAAGAAGAATTGGAAAAATTCTATAAGGATAAAGCGAAATATTACCTATCTGTAAAACCCGGCATAACGGGTTATTGGCAGGTTGAAGGAAGAAGCGATATAGAAGATTACGAGAAAAGGGTAGAAATGGATGTTTGGTATGTGAAAAACCAATCTCTTTGGTTGGATATTAAAATTATTTTGAAAACTATCTGGGTTATGCTTACTGGGAAGGGGGCTTACTGAATTTAAGTTGTTTAGAAGGTGCTGAGAGTATATACTATCTTCCGCGTAAATACCGATAGGGAGGATGGAAAAATGGCCAAGACCCTCGGCGTCCACATTGTAGCAGACCTCTACGGGTGCGACCCGGAGATTTTGAAGTCTGCCGAAAAGATGGCAGAGGTTTTTGAGGGGGCGGTAAGGCACGCCAACCTCAACAAGCTCTCAGCCTACTACCACCAGTTTGAGCCCTACGGGGCGACGGGGGTTGTTGTGATTTCCGAATCTCACCTCTCTTTCCACACTTGGCCAGAGCACGGCTACGTTGCCATAGATGTTTATACCTGCGGCGACCACGAGAACGCTTTTAAGGCGTTTGATTACATAGTAGAGAAGCTTCAGCCCGAAAGGGTTGAGAAAGACGTTCACTTTAGAGGGGTTGTTAACGAAGAGGAAGAGGTTACCTTCTGTGTCAGTGTAGGCTGAGTTGGTGGTAGGCTGAGAGTTTTTATGGCCCCGCCTCCGCGGGGCCATTTGTTTTTATAGGGTCTGTTCTGTGGAAATTAGGTTCCTTAGCTTATCTCTGATAAAGCTGAAGAGGATTACTCCTCCCCGAATTTCCTTTCGAACTTCTCCTGTTCGAGCTTGCACTTTATACAGAGCTCTGCAACTGGCCTTAGCTTTAGCCTTTCGTACCCTATGCAGGCACCGCACTTTTCGCAGATGCCGTAGGTGCCGTCTTCGATTTTTTGGAGGGCTTTCTCTATCTTCTTCAGGTACTTGGCCTCTCGGTCTCTGATTCTCATTTCGAAGGTTCTGAGGAACTCATCGGTCGACATGTCTACGATGTCTCCGATTTCCCTTTCCGCCTGGGCGTTTGCCTCAAGCCCTCTTTTGATATCTTCCATAACTTCTTTTTTCTTCTGAAGTAGTATCTCTTTAAGTTCCTGTATCTGTTCACCTGTAAGGCATCTATTCCCTTTCATTCCTACCTCCTCCGTTGTTTGAAGGGAAAGTTATGGGTAGATAGTAAAATGTCAACGACAATTTTATTGGAGGGAGCTATGAAGCTTTCAAGGCGTGTTCTTAATATGTCTCCGTCTCCTACTATGGCCATTACGAGTAAGGCCAAGGAGTTGAAGGCTAAAGGGGTTGACGTTATAGGCTTCGGAGCCGGGGAGCCCGATTTCGATACCCCTTACCATATAAAGGAGGCGGCCAAGGAAGCCATAGATATGGGCTTTACCAAGTACACGCCGCCGGCCGGTATCCCCGAGCTTCGCAGGGCCGTTGCCGATAAGCTCGAGAGGGAAAACGGTATAAGCTACGAGCCCGAACAGGTTGTTATAACCGACGGAGCCAAGCAGGCCCTTTTCAACCTGATGCTTTCTGTTGTGGATGAGGGGGACGAGGTTATCATTCCGGCTCCCTACTGGGTGACTTACCCGGAGCAGGTTAAGTTTGCAGGCGGCAGGCCCGTTTTCGTTGAGACTAAGGAGATTAAGGGTTTTGCCCTTACCCTTGAGGAGTTGAAGCCGGCGGTGACCTCTAAGACCAAGATGGTGATACTGTGTACGCCCCATAACCCCACGGGAAGTGTTATACCCAAAGAGGAGCTTCAGCGCATAGGGGAGTTCTGTGCCGAGAGGGGCATTCTCATCGCCTCCGACGAGTGTTACGAGTACCTGACCTACGACGGCTTTAAGCACACCAGTATCGCTTCGCTCTCTGAGGAGATTAAGGCCGTTACTGTAACCATCAACGCCCTTTCCAAGGCCTTTTCCATGACCGGCTGGAGGGTTGGCTACGCCGCCGGGCCTAAGGAGATAATCGATGCGATGATAAAGATAAACTCCCAGTCTATCTCCAACGTTAACTCAATAGCCCAGAAAGCTGCCGTTGCGGCCCTCACAAAGCCCAAAGATTTCCTGAAGGAGTGGCTTGAGGCCTTTGACCAGCGGCGCCGTTACATGGTTGAGACCCTCAACTCTATTCCGGGAGTAAGCTGTTTGATGCCTAAAGGGGCTTTTTACGCCTTCCCCAACGTTAAGGAGCTTTTGAAGCTCGGTAACTTCAAGGACGACTGGGCCCTTGCCGAGTTCCTTCTTAGTGAGGCCAAGATTGCGGTTGTTCCCGGCTCTGCCTTTGGATACCCGGGTTACCTGAGGCTCTCTTACGCTACCTCTATGGAGAACATAGAGGAGGGGCTTAGGAGGTTTAAAGAGGCCGTTGAGCGGAGGCTCAATGGATAGGGTCTTTAGAACCGACAGGCTGACTTTTCTGAGCTACGGGCTGCTGGTTGTGGCCTACGCCCTCTTTATCGCCTTTTTGGTTCACAGGGCGGGAGGAGTTAACTTCTCGGCTTTTATCCTGGCCGTTTTGGTTCTGCCGGTTTTCGGTTACTTTTTCTTCTTGGTGAAAAAGCGGGTCAGGGTTACGGAGCAGGGAATAGAGGTTTTCGGCCTTACGGGCAGGAAGGAGATAAGGTGGCAGGACGTTGTTTCCGTTTCCCTTGTTCCCGGGAGGAAGTACTTCCTGTTTGTGGAGTCGAAAGACGGCACCCTTGCCGTTGTAGACGACTCTTTTGAGGAGTTTCCCGAGATTGTCAGGCTTGTAGGGGAAAAGGCCCCTAAGGGGAGTTTAAGCGAGAACTACTGGGAAGTTGCAAAGGGTTTTCGCCGCTCTTACCTGTCGCCTGCAATTCTCATAGTGGCTGCGGTGGTTCTGATAGGCATTGTGGTGAAGTCGGCCCTTCAGTGAGCCGGCTTCACCTTCTCTATTTTTATGGAGGGGAGTTTCAGGGAGTTGAGCTTCTGGATAATCTGCTCCACCTGGGACTGAAGCTCTGCCACCTGCTTTTTCAGCTCCTCTATCTGAGCGCTGTTTTGGCTGCAGCAGTTTTTGAGCTGCGGAAGCTCTCTCTTTATTCCCTCTACCTTCCTTTCCAGTTTGAGGGTGCGGTTCACCATTTCCCTGCGGAGCTCCCTTACGGTTACAACCTGTTTTTCGGAGACTTTCCTTGTTGACAGCAGAAGCTCCCTCTCCAGCCGGGCGTTCTTCTCCTGGAGGTTGTTTAGGGCCGTTTTGAGGGCGGGAAGCTCCTGTTTGAGTGCTGTTAGCTTCTGCTGGAGCTGGGATATCTCTTTCTGGAGGTTTTCGTTTTTGGCCTGGAGGATTTGGATTTGGGCCTGAAGCTCTGTGATTTTCCGGTTCTCCTGCTGGGTAACGCAGGAGAAGGCCGGCAGCAGCAAAATGAGTAAAGCGGCTCTTTTCATGGCTCACCCCACCGGTTTGTTGAAATTCTAACACTACAGGTATTAATTTATACTGAACTGACACGTCAGTTCAGAGGTGGCCGTGAGGAAGCGGGAGAGGGAGCTTCTCCTTGCAGCTAAAACGCTCTTTTCGAGGCGGGGCTTTTACGACACAACTGTAAGCGATATCGTTGAGAGCCTCGGTATAGCCCGGGGGACTTTCTACCAGTACTTCAAGAATAAAGACGACATCTACAGAAGGGTTCTTGAGCAGGTTGTTGAGGAGCTTTCGAGCAGGCTGAAGCTTGTCTCTCCCGACGACCCTTTTGCCCAGCTGAGGGAGAACTTGAAGGGTGTTCTGGAGCTAATGGTTGAAGACAGAGACCTTGCCCGGCTCGTTTTCTACCACCCTTACAAGCTGAACCCCCGGTTCGACGCTGTCCTTGAGGAGTTCTTCCTCAAGGTTTACGCCCTTGTGGAGCACGCCGTAAAAACGGGTATGGAGATGGGGGTTGTTAGGCGTTGCAATCCGGAGATTGTTGCCCGGGCAATTGTGGGGGCGTTTATGGAGGTGGGGAAGCTCCTTATAGAGCAGGAGTCTCCCGATATTGAAGGAGCTGTTGATGAGCTTCTCGCCATAGGCAGAGCAGGCCTTCTGGAGGAGAGATGATAAGAGCGGGTATAGACGTAGGCTCAACCACCGTTAAGGGCGTTCTCTTAGACGACAGCGGAAACGTCCTTTTTAAGAGTTACAAGAGGCACGAGGCCCGTCAGAGTGAGAGGGTCCTTGAGCTCCTTGAGAAGTTTGAGGAGCTTGCCGGGGGCGAGTTCCACCTTTTCATGACGGGCAGCGGCGGCGCCGACATAGCAAAGGCCTTGGGGGTAAAGTTCGTTCAGGAGGTTAACGCGGTAAGCCTTGCCGTGGAAACCCTCCACCCCGACGTTAACTCGGTAGTTGAGCTGGGCGGCCAGGACGCCAAGATGATTTTCTGGCTTGAGTCGGGGGGGAAGCGCCGAAAGGTAACCACTATGAACGACAAGTGTGCCGGCGGCACGGGGGCCACGATAGACCGAATAGTGAACAAGCTGAAGCTCCCCTTAGAGGTTGCCACTTCCATAGAGTTCGACCCCGATAAGGTTCACCCGGTTGCCGCAAAGTGCGGCGTTTTTGCAGAGACCGACATAAACTCCCTCCAGAAGGCCGGCGTTCCGTCGGACGAGCTCCTCATATCGCTCTTTAACGCCATAGTGGTTCAGAACCTTGCCGTTCTTACAAGGGGTTACACCCTAAGGCCCAAGGTTCTGCTCCTCGGCGGGCCCAACACCTTCTTCCCGGCCCTTGTGGGGGCGTGGCGCTACCACCTTGAGAGGATGTGGCAGGAGAAGGGGATAGAGTTTGACTCAGATTCCATACTGCTGCCGAAGCTCTCACAGTTCTATGCCGCCTTCGGCGCTGCCCTCTACGGCTCTTACGAGGAGAGCCCCTACAAGGGTAAAGAGGGGCTTGTCACCTTCAGGGCGGTTTACCTGAAGGAGATGAAGAGGAAGACCGGCGAGAGGGGGCTTTTAAAGCCGGGCGAGAGCCTCCGGGAGTTTAAGGAGCGCTATGCCGTTAAGCCTTTTAAACCCAAAACCTTTAAGCCGGGCGAGAAGGTCAGGGCTTTCCTGGGAATAGACGGCGGTTCAACCTCTACCAAGGCCGTTCTCATAGACGAAAGGGGAGAGCTCATAGCCACCGCCTACACCCTCTCTAAGGGTAACCCCTTGGCCGACGTTAAGGAGATTGTAGGGCAACTGAAGGAGAGCGTTGAGGGGCAGGGAGCGACTTTAGAGGTGCTCTCCGTTGGGGTTACCGGCTACGCCAAGGAGATGCTTAAAGAGACGATAGGGGCAGACGTTGCCGTTGTGGAGACCGTTGCCCACACCGTTTCCGCTCAGCACTTTTTCTCCGATATCGACGTTATAGTAGACGTTGGCGGTCAGGATATTAAGGTTATGATGCTCCGAAACGGGGAGGTAAAGGACTTTAAGCTCAATACCCAGTGTTCTGCAGGTAACGGCTACTTCCTCCAGTCTACCGCCGAGAAGTTCGGCTACAGGGTAGAGGAGTTTGCAGATGTCGCCTTTAGGGCCGAGTTTGCCCCAAGGTTCAACTTCGGCTGTGCCGTTTTCCTTGAACAGGATATAGTCAACTTCCAGAGGCTCGGCTGGGAGCCCCACGAGATTATGGCCGGCCTTGCTAAAGTGCTCCCCAAGAACATCTGGCTCTACGTTGTTAAGGAGCCGAACCTGAGAAAGCTCGGGCGGCGTTTCCTGTTACAGGGAGGCACTCAGAAGAACCTTGCGGCAGTTAAAGCCCAGTACGATTTCATAAAGGAAAGGGTCCCCGACGCCGAAGTTTTCGTCCACCCCATAACGGGTGAGGCGGGAGCCTTCGGGGCCGCCGTTTTGGCCATGAGAAACTACACCGGTTCAACCCGCTTCGTAGGTGTAGATAGGCTCCTCTCTATGGAGTTTACCGTTAAGAGCGATGAAACGACCCGCTGCCACTTCTGTACCAATAGGTGCCAGAGGACCTTCATAACCGTTTCAACCTCTTCCGGCGAGAGAACCTACATAATTGCTCCCTGTGAGAAGGGGACGGCTCTGGACCTTGAAGGGGTCAAGTCGGTTCTCGGGAGGCTGAAGCAGGTAGAGCAGGAGAACCCCAACCTCCAGGAGTACGCCGCGAAGAGGGTGTTTGAGAGCTTCCCGGTGGAAAGAGTTTACCAGCGGAAGCTCTTTGGCCTTGTGCCGAGAACGGGCGTTATAGAGAAGCGGAGGAGCTTGAAAGTTGGCATCCCCAGGGTTTTGAACTTCTACGCCCTTGCCCCCTTCTTCAGGGGTTACCTTGAGGCCCTCGGGGTTGAGAAGTTCATCTTCTCGGACTACACCAG is a window of Thermovibrio ammonificans HB-1 DNA encoding:
- a CDS encoding O-antigen polymerase, giving the protein MPERRLNIRVCVYCRSLRLLLLLTNPAFQVLVWNFLALMLFIVVPNKLVQDFASESKILSFKGLFWYLTLTFSFIAGVLMPPKFSLSPPVDRVMLMIKREWMTLSYLSLFLCVLGYLVWFRKFLVNFPEVLQLFVVFGAYKTRELLKESMITGITTLTQFGIAASILFMILYLFLKKRRYLLFSLLPLILAIPRVVFFGERLAFIEVFIPMIFVYLRYRPYKLKYLLTMAVLLFFVLWATELFRSYLSPTYNSTYTPLEFLFYRLIMYFVTTVNNGFLIFDKFVPLVDFLPHSLSFLYKLFHIQLQSSIEYVDLLEDFANPEYNNKSAWGVLYYDWGIFSPVIAFILGWLSKIMYFSYKKGSFLGVVFYPIFLVFLFQSYRVLYVLSSRVYYAYTILILLYVIYEIKEAMVRFGDGCSYQR
- a CDS encoding glycosyltransferase family 4 protein, producing MGVVINGRFLTQQLTGVQRFAFELSKRLILINRSIKLLTPNVPLNESYSELSTDYVVKQGYLNGQFWEQLYLPLASRNKLLLNLANTAPLFKRYQIVTVHDLAFLRYPECFSASFAKWYSFLIPRIVKNSLRVLTVSHFSREEIVNFLGVSPERITVIYNAVSEKFFYDPCVEKENIVLAVGSLDPRKNLLRLIDAFKKLNLHDYTLFIVGQQSKIFRNSKLEALIRNLSNVKITGYLTDEELVKLYQRAKLFIYPSVYEGFGLPPLEAMACGTPVIVSNVASLPEVCGDAAYYINPFSVDDIANGIRCVLEDDVLQKELISKGLKRVKRFTWENSVKKLVSVIEELGY
- a CDS encoding DapH/DapD/GlmU-related protein; its protein translation is MIGAGVTVEENCIIYHQVTLGIKGIGKQDGFPCIRRSTILGAGAKVLGKVTIGTNCVIGANVVVTFDVPDNSVIKFSKQSFEIKERKIL
- a CDS encoding glycosyltransferase family 4 protein gives rise to the protein MNLNLAFVHDWLVTLAGAERVLAALYELYEAPIYTLVVDKDNLKGSLFENANIHTSFIQSLPFGKRKYRLYLPLFPLAIEQFDLFDYDIIISSSHAVAKGVLTGPEQLHICYCHTPIRYAWDLYFSYMREGGLESGLRGTIAKFILHYIRLWDASTANRVDYFIANSNYVRRRIWRVYRRKAEVIYPPVDVDKFSMVSEKEDFYLTASRLVPYKKIDIIVKAFALPSLRDRKLIVIGDGPDMKKIKKMATPNVEILGYQSFEKLKYYLEKARAFIFAAEEDFGILPVEAQACGTPVIAYGKGGVLETVIEGKTGLYFYRQTPEDIAKAVAKFESIQDSFDPLEIRKHAEMFSKERFKKEFSDFISRIVEF
- a CDS encoding sugar transferase, with product MSKCSSFQKRVFDVIFSSFVILLLSPIYLTIAVIIKFVDRGPVFFKHRRVGCEGKEFEVIKFRSMYPDAEERLKKLLEKDAKAREEWKKKFKLKNDPRITPIGKFLRKTSLDELPQFFNVLKGDMSVVGPRPVVKEELEKFYKDKAKYYLSVKPGITGYWQVEGRSDIEDYEKRVEMDVWYVKNQSLWLDIKIILKTIWVMLTGKGAY
- the speD gene encoding adenosylmethionine decarboxylase; the encoded protein is MAKTLGVHIVADLYGCDPEILKSAEKMAEVFEGAVRHANLNKLSAYYHQFEPYGATGVVVISESHLSFHTWPEHGYVAIDVYTCGDHENAFKAFDYIVEKLQPERVEKDVHFRGVVNEEEEVTFCVSVG
- a CDS encoding TraR/DksA family transcriptional regulator, with translation MKGNRCLTGEQIQELKEILLQKKKEVMEDIKRGLEANAQAEREIGDIVDMSTDEFLRTFEMRIRDREAKYLKKIEKALQKIEDGTYGICEKCGACIGYERLKLRPVAELCIKCKLEQEKFERKFGEE
- a CDS encoding pyridoxal phosphate-dependent aminotransferase, translating into MKLSRRVLNMSPSPTMAITSKAKELKAKGVDVIGFGAGEPDFDTPYHIKEAAKEAIDMGFTKYTPPAGIPELRRAVADKLERENGISYEPEQVVITDGAKQALFNLMLSVVDEGDEVIIPAPYWVTYPEQVKFAGGRPVFVETKEIKGFALTLEELKPAVTSKTKMVILCTPHNPTGSVIPKEELQRIGEFCAERGILIASDECYEYLTYDGFKHTSIASLSEEIKAVTVTINALSKAFSMTGWRVGYAAGPKEIIDAMIKINSQSISNVNSIAQKAAVAALTKPKDFLKEWLEAFDQRRRYMVETLNSIPGVSCLMPKGAFYAFPNVKELLKLGNFKDDWALAEFLLSEAKIAVVPGSAFGYPGYLRLSYATSMENIEEGLRRFKEAVERRLNG
- a CDS encoding PH domain-containing protein encodes the protein MDRVFRTDRLTFLSYGLLVVAYALFIAFLVHRAGGVNFSAFILAVLVLPVFGYFFFLVKKRVRVTEQGIEVFGLTGRKEIRWQDVVSVSLVPGRKYFLFVESKDGTLAVVDDSFEEFPEIVRLVGEKAPKGSLSENYWEVAKGFRRSYLSPAILIVAAVVLIGIVVKSALQ
- a CDS encoding DNA-directed RNA polymerase omega subunit family protein gives rise to the protein MKRAALLILLLPAFSCVTQQENRKITELQAQIQILQAKNENLQKEISQLQQKLTALKQELPALKTALNNLQEKNARLERELLLSTRKVSEKQVVTVRELRREMVNRTLKLERKVEGIKRELPQLKNCCSQNSAQIEELKKQVAELQSQVEQIIQKLNSLKLPSIKIEKVKPAH
- a CDS encoding TetR/AcrR family transcriptional regulator translates to MRKRERELLLAAKTLFSRRGFYDTTVSDIVESLGIARGTFYQYFKNKDDIYRRVLEQVVEELSSRLKLVSPDDPFAQLRENLKGVLELMVEDRDLARLVFYHPYKLNPRFDAVLEEFFLKVYALVEHAVKTGMEMGVVRRCNPEIVARAIVGAFMEVGKLLIEQESPDIEGAVDELLAIGRAGLLEER
- a CDS encoding BadF/BadG/BcrA/BcrD ATPase family protein; amino-acid sequence: MIRAGIDVGSTTVKGVLLDDSGNVLFKSYKRHEARQSERVLELLEKFEELAGGEFHLFMTGSGGADIAKALGVKFVQEVNAVSLAVETLHPDVNSVVELGGQDAKMIFWLESGGKRRKVTTMNDKCAGGTGATIDRIVNKLKLPLEVATSIEFDPDKVHPVAAKCGVFAETDINSLQKAGVPSDELLISLFNAIVVQNLAVLTRGYTLRPKVLLLGGPNTFFPALVGAWRYHLERMWQEKGIEFDSDSILLPKLSQFYAAFGAALYGSYEESPYKGKEGLVTFRAVYLKEMKRKTGERGLLKPGESLREFKERYAVKPFKPKTFKPGEKVRAFLGIDGGSTSTKAVLIDERGELIATAYTLSKGNPLADVKEIVGQLKESVEGQGATLEVLSVGVTGYAKEMLKETIGADVAVVETVAHTVSAQHFFSDIDVIVDVGGQDIKVMMLRNGEVKDFKLNTQCSAGNGYFLQSTAEKFGYRVEEFADVAFRAEFAPRFNFGCAVFLEQDIVNFQRLGWEPHEIMAGLAKVLPKNIWLYVVKEPNLRKLGRRFLLQGGTQKNLAAVKAQYDFIKERVPDAEVFVHPITGEAGAFGAAVLAMRNYTGSTRFVGVDRLLSMEFTVKSDETTRCHFCTNRCQRTFITVSTSSGERTYIIAPCEKGTALDLEGVKSVLGRLKQVEQENPNLQEYAAKRVFESFPVERVYQRKLFGLVPRTGVIEKRRSLKVGIPRVLNFYALAPFFRGYLEALGVEKFIFSDYTSEKLVREELRGGAIDPCFPSKVALAHVRNLLKKSPDVILFPKVATLKSLFKDAEGSHACPTVTATPISVKSVLTKEEDIFKEKGITFLDPLLHFDDEELLKWEMFEAFKELLNLTRKESDRAVDEGFKALDSYYRELRSLGEKILRKVEAEGRIAILVLGRPYHNDPGINHGITKELQKLGYPILTIDSLPLKEEFLKKVFKGQDPFKIRHVWKKAYSENSSRKVWAALYGANHPNLALLDLSSFRCGHDAPIYSVIEEIVEKTGTPYFTFHEIDENRPAGSIKIRVETIDYFLKERMAKEFGTLKEEVAV